One window of Aerococcus tenax genomic DNA carries:
- a CDS encoding RNA-directed DNA polymerase → MEQYVSILEMDSGQAREFFLDSTSYSTIHLPPYFTFEEVISKANNKLRKSKLKEFEDSKIKIDDLPDVNYTLFANKNGKYSWRPLTLIHPLAYVDLINLICKKDNWNSIVKILRNSKLENIKCMSIPLKALKSQQQSKETILNWWRNMEQTQIALSLKYESMLYTDITDCYSSIYTHSIEWAIDGKDSAKENRKIKGKNKGLGRKIDIKLSKMQFGQTNGIPQGSVLMDVIAEIVLAAIDVELESEINKYFRDTKSVNSYRILRYRDDYKVFVNNRQDAEQILKILTQVLMPWNFKLSERKTSFSDNLILDSIKSDKLHWNKTAALFTNKATKISIQKELIEILNLSKIYPNSGSLSKAMTSLYKNKINSLEKLPVDFEQIIAITVDLFINNPRVIEIGITILSKILSLIKNDNEKIEEIIRAIDRKIKKSSNSEYAEIWLQRLAIPYGIPLKYESILCQKVNGHEITIWNSDWVKGKEDSKKYLNKIIDKKVIDKLELIIPLSDVDPFYD, encoded by the coding sequence ATGGAACAATATGTAAGTATTTTAGAAATGGATTCAGGGCAAGCTAGAGAATTTTTCTTGGATAGCACGAGCTATAGTACGATTCACTTACCACCATACTTTACTTTTGAAGAAGTTATTTCAAAGGCAAATAACAAATTAAGAAAGAGTAAATTAAAAGAATTTGAAGATAGCAAAATAAAAATAGATGATCTGCCTGATGTCAATTATACTTTATTTGCTAATAAAAATGGTAAATATAGCTGGAGACCTTTAACACTTATACATCCATTAGCATATGTAGATTTGATTAATCTAATATGTAAAAAAGATAACTGGAATTCAATTGTTAAAATTTTAAGAAATTCTAAGTTAGAAAATATAAAATGTATGTCAATTCCTTTAAAAGCTTTAAAAAGTCAGCAACAATCAAAAGAGACAATTTTAAACTGGTGGCGAAATATGGAACAGACTCAAATTGCGCTATCATTAAAATATGAGTCAATGCTTTATACAGATATAACTGATTGCTATTCCTCAATATATACTCACTCAATTGAATGGGCTATTGATGGTAAGGATAGCGCTAAGGAGAATAGGAAAATAAAGGGTAAAAATAAAGGCTTGGGACGAAAAATTGATATAAAGTTAAGCAAAATGCAGTTTGGTCAAACAAATGGTATACCCCAGGGTAGTGTATTGATGGATGTTATAGCTGAAATTGTTTTAGCAGCAATCGATGTAGAATTAGAAAGTGAAATCAATAAGTATTTTAGAGATACAAAGTCAGTAAATAGCTATCGTATTTTAAGGTATCGAGATGACTATAAAGTATTTGTTAATAACAGACAGGATGCAGAACAGATTCTAAAGATTTTAACTCAAGTTTTAATGCCATGGAATTTTAAATTATCTGAAAGAAAAACTTCTTTTTCTGATAATTTGATACTTGATTCAATAAAATCAGATAAATTACATTGGAATAAAACTGCTGCATTATTTACAAATAAAGCCACGAAAATCAGTATACAAAAAGAACTTATAGAAATTCTTAATTTATCAAAAATATATCCAAATTCTGGAAGTTTGTCAAAAGCTATGACTAGTCTTTATAAAAATAAAATTAATTCTCTTGAAAAACTTCCAGTTGACTTTGAACAAATTATTGCAATTACGGTAGACCTATTTATAAACAATCCTAGAGTTATTGAAATCGGTATTACAATTTTAAGTAAAATCTTATCATTAATTAAAAATGATAATGAAAAAATAGAAGAAATTATCAGGGCAATAGATCGTAAAATAAAAAAATCCTCTAACTCTGAGTATGCAGAAATATGGCTTCAAAGGTTAGCGATTCCTTATGGAATTCCACTTAAATATGAATCTATTTTGTGCCAAAAAGTAAATGGCCATGAAATAACTATATGGAATTCAGATTGGGTAAAAGGAAAAGAGGATTCAAAAAAATATTTAAATAAAATTATTGATAAAAAAGTAATTGATAAATTAGAACTAATTATTCCTTTATCGGATGTAGATCCTTTTTATGATTAA
- a CDS encoding type II toxin-antitoxin system PemK/MazF family toxin, translated as MVKVKQGSIIKINLDPKQGHEQKGYRPYICLSHGIVTKYSNIAIFAPISNTKRKYPFYVELEHTKTTGKVLLDQLLTIDFNARDYNYIEQVPEDILIDLLARVKVLFEKE; from the coding sequence ATGGTAAAAGTAAAGCAAGGATCGATTATTAAGATAAATTTAGATCCGAAACAGGGACATGAGCAAAAAGGCTATCGACCCTACATTTGTTTGAGCCATGGGATCGTTACTAAGTACTCGAATATTGCAATTTTTGCACCGATTAGTAATACAAAAAGAAAATACCCATTTTATGTTGAGTTAGAACATACAAAAACGACTGGAAAAGTGCTATTAGATCAACTACTTACCATCGATTTTAATGCCAGAGATTATAATTATATCGAACAAGTTCCAGAGGATATACTTATTGATCTATTAGCCAGGGTAAAAGTTCTATTTGAAAAAGAATAA
- a CDS encoding AbrB/MazE/SpoVT family DNA-binding domain-containing protein encodes MPLTINKWGNSSAIRLPKQLLEELNLSQGDKLDYQVKNGQLIIKKITEVPELTIKDLFENYHGNPVNEKPVLFEQKGNEKW; translated from the coding sequence ATGCCTTTAACAATCAATAAATGGGGGAATAGTTCTGCTATTCGACTACCGAAACAATTACTTGAGGAATTAAATCTATCTCAAGGCGACAAGCTAGACTATCAAGTAAAAAATGGTCAGCTAATTATAAAAAAAATAACCGAAGTTCCTGAACTAACGATTAAAGATCTGTTTGAAAATTATCATGGAAACCCTGTTAATGAAAAGCCAGTATTATTTGAGCAAAAAGGGAATGAAAAATGGTAA